The Thioalkalivibrio nitratireducens DSM 14787 DNA segment CCACGGCCTTCATCAGGAACGGCAGGAAGGTGACCTTCAGCCCCTTTTTCTCGTACTCGGTCTTCAGCGACTTGCGGAAATCCTCCAGCTCGGTGATGTCCGCCTCGTCGAACTGGGTGACATGCGGAACGCTCACCCAGTTGCGGTGCAGGTTCTTGCCGGTCAGCTTGTTGATCTTGGTCAGCGGCTGGGTCTCGATCGGGCCGAACTGGCTGAAGTCGATATCGGGCATCGGTTCGACCCCCAGCCCCGGCCCCGCGCCCTGGCTCAGCGCACGCTTCACGAACCCCTGCACATCCTCGCGCAGGATCCGCTTCTTGCGCCCGCTGCCTTCGACCTTGCCCAGGTCCACGCCCAGTTCCCGGGCAAAGCGGCGCACCGCCGGCGACGCGTGGGCCTTGCGGAAGGCCTCTTCATCGGCAATGTGTGCGGTGGGCGAAGGGCGTGGGCTGGCGCCCCGCGCCGGACCTGCGGCCCCGGCCTTCGGTTCCGGTTCCGGTTCCGGTTCCGACTCAGCCTTTTCCGTTCGCGGAGCCGGTTCGCGCGGAGCTTCCGCTTTCGGCTCGTCACCGCCACCCGCAGCATCCTTCCCGGCCGTCTCCGCCTCCAGGTCGAGGATCGTGTCGCCTTCCGAGACGCGGTCGCCCACATTCACCTTCAGCGCCTTGACCACACCACCCTGCGGGGATGGGATCTCCATTGAGGCCTTGTCCGATTCCAGCGCGATCAACGGGTCCTCGGGCGCTATCCGGTCGCCGACCCCGACCAGCACTTCGATGATCTCGACGTCCTTGAAATCACCGATGTCCGGGACATCCACGGTAATGATCTCGCTCATTTCGGCTCCTGGGACGGAAAAACGGCGGCAGCTGCGTCAGGCCTGCAGCGGGTTAAGTCGACCGGTATCAATCCCGTACCGGGCGATTGCGTCGGTGACCACGGACGCGTCGATCTCGCCCGCCTCCGCCAGCGACCGCAGCGCGGCGACGGCGATGTAATGGCGGTCCACCTCGAAGTGCCGGCGCAGCGCCGCGCGGGTATCGGAACGCCCGAAGCCGTCGGTGCCGAGCACCCGGTAAGGTGCCGGCACCCAGGCACGGATCTGGTCGGCATAGGCCTTCACGTAGTCGGTCGCAGCAACCACCGGGGCCGTGGAACCGGAGAGGCATTGCATGACCCAGGGCACCGGCGGCTTCGCCTTCGGCTTCAGCAATGCCTCGCGGTCACAGGCGCGGCCGTCCCGCGCCAGTTCGTTGAAACTGGTCGCGCTCCAGATCTCGGAAGATACGCCGAAGTCCTGGTCCAGCAGTTCCGCCGCCGCAATCACCTCGCGCAGGATCGAGCCGGACCCGAGCAGCCGGACCTGCTTCTTGCGCTTGCCCGCGGCGGCGAACTTATACATGCCGCGCACGATCCCCTTCTCCGCGCCCTTCGGCATCGCCGGCTGCGGGTAGTTCTCGTTCATCGCGGTGACGTAATAGAACACGCTCTGCTGCTCGACGAACATCCGCTGCAACCCGCTGTGGATGATCACCGCAAGTTCAAAGGCATAGGTCGGGTCGTAGGAGATGCAATTGGGCACGTTCGCGGCCATCATCAGGCTGTGGCCGTCCTGGTGCTGCAGGCCTTCGCCGGCCAGCGTGGTGCGCCCGGCGGTGCCGCCGATCAGGAAACCGCGCGCCTGCATGTCCCCCGCAGCCCAGATCAGGTCGCCGACCCGCTGGAATCCGAACATCGAGTAATAGATGTAGAACGGGACTGTGGCCACACCATGCGTCGAATACGAAGTAGCGGCCGCGATCCACGACGACATCGCGCCGGCCTCGTTGATGCCCTCTTCGAGGATCTGGCCTTTCTTGTCCTCCTTGTAATACATCACCTGGTCGCGATCCTGCGGCTCGTAGAGCTGGCCGACCGAGGAGTAGATGCCGAGCTGGCGGAACAGGCCCTCCATGCCGAAGGTGCGCGCCTCGTCGGGCACGATCGGCACCACGTAACGGCCGATCTTCTTGTCGCGCGCCAGCAGCGTCAGCAGGCGCACGAAGGCCATCGTGGTCGACATCTCGCGTTCACCGCTGGATTCGAGCAGCGAACCGAACACGTCGATCCCGGGCACCTCCAGCGGCGCGGCCAGCGGCCGGCGTACCGGCAGGAATCCGCCCAACGCCTGCCGGCGCTCGAGCATGTACTTCATCTCCGGAGCGTCCGCCTTCGGCCGGATATATTCGGCGGCCTCGACCTGCTCATCGGTGAGCGGAATGTCGAAGCGGTTGCGGAACGCCTTCATGTCCTCGAGATCCAGCTTCTTCTGGCTATGGGTCCGGTTCTGTGCCTCGCCGGCGGCACCCATCCCGTACCCTTTCACGGTGTGGGCCAGGATCACGGTCGGCTGCCCGCCGTGCTCCACCGCGGCCTTGTACGCGGCATAGACTTTCACGGGATCGTGGCCGCCACGGTTCAGGCGCCAGATGTCCTCATCGGACATGTTCGCGACCATCGCCTTCAGCTCGGGGTACTTGCCGAAGAAGTGTTCGCGCACGTAGGCACCGTCGCGCGACTTGTAGTTCTGGTAATCGCCGTCGACCGCCTCCATCATCCGCCGCTGCAGCAGGCCGTCCTTGTCGCGCGCCAGCAGCGGGTCCCAGTACCGGCCCCAGAGAACCTTGATCACGTTCCAGCCCGCGCCGCGGAAGATCGCCTCGAGTTCCTGGACGATCTTGCCGTTGCCGCGCACCGGCCCGTCGAGCCGCTGCAGGTTGCAGTTGACGACCCAGGTCAGGTTATCCAGGCGTTCGCGCGAGGCCAGCGTAATCGCGCCCAGGGTCTCGGGCTCGTCGACCTCGCCGTCGCCGACGAAGCTCCAGACCCGCCGGTCATCGGTCTTGGCCAGACCGCGGTCCTGCAGGTACTTCATGTACCGGGCCTGGAAAATGCTCATGATCGGCCCGAGGCCCATCGACACCGTCGGGAACTGCCAGTAGTCGGGCATCAGCCAGGGGTGCGGATACGATGCCAGGCCCTTGCCGTCCACCTCGCGGCGGAAGTGGTCGAGCTGTTCCTCGCTCAGCCGCCCCTCCAGGAACGAGCGTGCATACATCCCCGGCGCCGAGTGCCCCTGCACGAACAGCAGGTCGCCGCCATGCTCGTGCGACGGCGCGCGCCAGAAGTGATTGAACCCGACATCATACAGCGTGGCTGCCGAAGCGAAGCTGGCAATGTGACCGCCGAGTTCGGCCGAAACTCGGTTCGCCTTGACCACCATCGCCATCGCATTCCATCGGATGTACGAGCGGATCCGGTGTTCCAACGCACTGTCACCCGGGAACACGGGCTCCAGGTGCGGCGGGATCGTGTTCACGTACGCGGTATTGGCCGAATACGGCAGATACGCACCGCTGCGCCGCGCCTTGTCGATCAGGGATTCCAGCAGCTGGTGGGCCCGCTCGGCGCCATCGGCCTCGAGAACGGCTTCCAGGGCATCGATCCACTCCTGGGTCTCCTGCGGATCGATGTCGTGCGAGTTGGCATTGCGGTTCATAGTGATCCCTTTCAGAGGCAGCCCGGCGGCGCCCGGGCCGGGAGTCTCCGGGCCAGGGCCGATCGCCCTTTCTGCTACCATCGGCAAACATGCGATGCGGGCGCTAAAGAAGTGTGCAAGTATCCGGACTGATGCCCGCAGAGGTCAAGCAAGGACGCGTTCTTGCCGGCAACGTCCGCGAAAACAGGAAAATTTCGGCCGTTCGTCGCTGATCGGCCCGAACAAACTGCAGCTGTGGCACCATGGTGCCGCGCCGCCCCGCAAGCGGGCGGCGCCAGGGACCGGCGCGGGGACTATCCGTGGCCGACGAGCCCGGGCACACAGCACCGAAACCACAGCGATCAGGACCGATGACCGAAGCCCAGACACTGCCCCCAGACGCCCGGCCAATGGCCAACCGCTTCCGCGGCTTTCTGCCGGTCGTGGTCGACGTCGAGACCGGAGGGTTCGATTGCCGCCGGCATGCCCTGCTGCAGGTCGCCGCTGTGTTCCTGCGCCGGAGTCCGGACAACCACCTGCGCAGGGACCGGACGCTGAGCCTGCACGTACGCCCGTTCGAGGGGGCGCTGCTCGACCCGAAATCGCTCGAGGTCAACGGGATCGATCCGTTTCACCCGCTGCGCATCGCGCATCCGGAGGATCAGGCCCTCGGCCGCCTGTTCAGCGAGGTGCGGCGCGAGGTGAAAATCAACCAGTGCAAGCGGGCGATCCTGGTCGGGCACAACGCACATTTCGACCTGGGATTCGTCCACACGGCTGCGGAACGCTGCGGCATCCGGCGCAACCCATTCCACCCGTTCAGCAGCCTGGATACCGTCTCACTGGCCGCACTGGCGTACGGCCAGACGGTGCTGGCCAAAGCGGCGGAGGCCGCTGGGTTCGGCTGGGACAGCGAGGCCGCGCACAGCGCGGCCTACGACGCCGAGATGACCGCCGACCTGTTCTGCACGATCACCAACCGCTGGCAGGACAGCGCCGGGATTCCGGAAGCGGCGGCACTGCCTCCCACCGCACCGACCTGAGCCAACCGCTGCGGGGCCGCGATTGCCTCGCCGGCGCGGCGGTTCAGGAGGCGCGCCGGGTGTGCGCCTCGTCGACCATCTTCTTCAGTTCGCCGTTCTCGAACAGTTCCAGCGTGATGTCGCAACCGCCGACCAGTTCGCCGTCGATATAGACTTGCGGAAAGGTCGGCCAGTCCGCGAAGCGCGGCAGATTCTGAAAGACCTCCTGGTCGGCCAGCACGTTCACATAGGCGAATTCGCGCTCGCAGCGCTTCAGCGCCTCTGCGGCCCTACTGGAAAAGCCACACATGGGGAACTGCGGCGTGCCCTTCATGAAGATCACCACGGGGTTCTCTTCGACCTGCTGACGAATCCGATCCATGACATCCATGGGAGCCTCCTGATGACTCGATTTGCCGGCGGCACGGCGCGATTGGCCGTGCCGCGCGAACGTAGTGGTTAACCGCCTGCAGCGGACCCGGCACGGGAGGTACCGGTGCGCCGCGAAGAATCAGACGTTGAAGCGGAAATGTACAACGTCCCCTTCCTTCATGACGTATTCCTTTCCTTCCAGGCGCCATTTCCCAGCGTCCTTCGCGCCCAGCTCACCACCGTGGGCGACGAAATCCTCGTATGCAATGACCTCGGCACGGATGAAGCCCTTCTCGAAATCCGTGTGAATCACACCGGCCGCCTGCGGCGCGGTCGAACCGCGGCGCACGGTCCAGGCGCGCACCTCCTTCGGCCCGCAGGTGAAAAAGGTCTGCAGGTCGAGGAGCCGGTACGTTGCCCGAATCACGCGGTCGAGCCCGGGTTCCGCGAGCCCCAGTTCCGCCAGGAATTCGGACCGCTCGCCGGCCTCGAGCTGCGCGATCTCGGCCTCGATCGCCGCGCAAACCGGCACCACCTCGGCCCTTTCGGTACTGGCATGAGCCTCGACCTGGGCCAGCAGCGGGTTGTCGCGGAAACCATCCTCGGCGACGTTGGCGATGTAGATCAGCGGCTTGGCCGTCAGCAAGTGCAGATCCCGGAGCAGCGACAGCGTCTCGGGGGACAGCGCCTGCGCCCGCACCGGCGTACCCTTGTCCAGCCCCGCGGCAACCCGTTCGGCCACCTCCAGCCGCGCGATCGCTTCCTTGTCCTGCGACTTCGCCGCGCGCGTCAGGCGGGTGATCGCCTTCGACAGCGTGTCTAGGTCCGCCAACGCCAGCTCGGTCGCGATCGTCTCGATGTCGGCGAGCGGATCGATACGGCCGGCGACATGGACGACGTCCTCGTCCTCGAAACAGCGCACGACCTGTGCGATCGCGTCGGTCTCCCGGACGTGGGCGAGAAACTGGTTGCCCAGCCCTTCACCCTGTGCCGCGCCCGCGACCAACCCCGCGATGTCGACGAATTCCACCGTGGTCGGCAGCACGCGCTGAGGCTGCACGATCTCCGCCAGCACCGCCAGACGCGGATCCGGCACCTCGACCACCCCGACATTCGGGTCGATGGTGCAGAAAGGGTAGTTCTCCGCCGCGATCTCTGCGCGTGTCAGGGCATTGAACAGCGTGGACTTGCCCACGTTGGGCAGACCGACGATCCCGCACTTCAGACTCATGACGCCTTCCCGTTCTCGGCGGCCGGCCGTGCATGCAGCCGGCGCACGGCCTTGTCCCAGTCGCCGACGATCAGATCATCGGCCGATTCCAGCGCTGCATCGATCGACTCCCGCATCGCCGCCTCCTCGTCGCGGGTCGGACGCTCGAGCACGTAGCCGATCACGGCCTCGCGATGCCCGGGGTGACCGATCCCGATGCGCAGACGCGCGAACTCCGCTCCCAGGTGGCGATGGATGTCGCGCAGCCCATTGTGTCCACCATGGCCGCCGCCCATTTTCAGGCGCGCGGTCCCCACCGGAAGATCGAGGTCGTCGTGGACCACCAGGATCTCCTCGGGCGGAATGCGGTAGAACGCGGCGAGCTTCTGCAACGAACCACCGCTGCGATTCATGAACGTCAGCGGCTTCAGCAACAGGCATCCCGCCGAGCCAAGCTGTACGCGCGAGACTTCGCCCTCGAATCGCGATTCGGCGCGGAACACGCCGCCGTGCCGGCGCACTAGGTGATCGACGAACCAGAAGCCCGCGTTATGCCGGGTGTCGGCATAACGCGGGCCCGGGTTGCCCAGCCCGGCGATCAGACGGATTGGCATTGTCGGCGCGCCGGTTCACCGCCCTCAGACGCTCTCGGCGCCAGGCTCCGGCTCCTCGCCTTCATCGGACGCCGCCTTCTCACCACGCGGCATCAGCACGCTGACCACGGCGGTGTCGTGATCGCCGCCCTGGACGAGCGCAACCACGCTGACCCGCTCCGGAAGCGCGAGGTCCGACAGGTGCAGGGTCTCGCCGACCCCCAGCTCGGCGACGTCCACGACGATACTCTCGGGGAGATTCGCCGGAAGGCACTCGACCTCCACTTCCGTCAACTGGCGGTTGATCATGCCACCGCCGGTCTTCACGCCCTTGCAGATCTCCTCGTTTACGAAGTGCAGCGGCACGTGCACGCGAATCGCCTCGTCGGCGCTGACCCGAAGCAGATCCACGTGGACCAGTGTGGGCTTGAACGGGTGGCGCTGGACGTCGCGCAGGATCGCGCGCTCGGTCTTGCCGCTCAGGTTCACGGTGAGGATGTGAGAATAAAACGCGTCGTGCTTAAGGTTCTGCAGGATCGCGTTGTGATCCAGTGTAATCGTTACCGGATCCTCGTGACCCCCATAGAGGATCCCCGGCAGCTTGCCGGCGCGGCGCAGGCGGCGGCTCGCACTCGATCCCTGCTCCAGGCGCGGTTCGGCTTCGATGACGAAATCCAGACTCATCAGTGACGTTCTCCAAAATGAACGCGCCCCATCCGCGACCAGATGAGGCGCTACAAGGGCTCCGGAGAGCCCGACCCGGTGCCGCCCCGGCACCCTTCAGCGAGTATCAGTCCACGAACAGCGAACTCACGGACTCTTCCGTGTTGATGCGCCGGATGGTCTCGGCCAGCATCTCCGCGACGGACAGCTGGCGAACCCGACTGCAGGCCTGGGCGTTCGGCTGCAGCATCAGCGTATCGGTCACCACCAGCTCATCCAGCATGGAACTCTCTATATTAGCAACTGCTGGCCCGGAAAGCACGGCATGCGTGGCATAGGCGTACACCTTCGCCGCGCCGTGCTCCTTCAGCGCCCGCGCGGCCTGACACAGCGTTCCCGCGGTATCGACCATGTCGTCGATGATCACGCAGCAGCGGTCCTCGACGTCGCCGATGATGTGCATCACCTGGGCCTCGTTCGTGCGCGGCCTGCGCTTGTCGATGATCGCGAGATCCGCATCGTCCAGGCGCTTGGCGATCGCCCGGGCGCGGACCACGCCGCCGACGTCGGGTGACACCACGGTCACATCGCCGGCCTCGCGCCGCCATATATCACCGAGCAGTACCGGCGAAGCGTAGATATTGTCCACCGGCACGTTGAAAAAACCCTGTACCTGGTCCGCATGCACGTCGATGGTCAGCACGCGGTCGGCACCAACCGCCTCGATCATGTTGGCTACCACCTTGGCCGAAATCGGCACCCGCGCCGAGCGCACACGGCGATCCTGGCGCGCGTACCCGAAGTACGGGATCACGGTGGTGATGCGTCCGGCCGAGGCCCGGCGCAGTGCATCCACCATGATCAGCAGCTCCATGATATTGTCGTTCGTGGGCTGCCCGGTGGGCTGGATTACGAACACGTCGCGCCCGCGAACGTTCTCCAGGATCTCGATCTGCACCTCGCCGTCGCTGAACCGACCGACGGTGGCCTTGCCCATGCGCAGATCCAGGTAGCCGGCCACCTTGTGGGCGAGATGCGGGTTGGCATTACCCGTGAAGATCATCATACGGTTCTTGTCGACCACGGCTCTTCCCGGTCTGAAAGGATTGAGTCGGCACGCCCGGAACGAGCGCGACCAGGGCGGCATCGGCACGTCGCCCCGGCATGATTGTATCGCGGGCCTGCGGAATCCGTGACGCGCCCATCCCACGCGCCACATCATCCAATATGGCTGGAATATGGCTGGGCCGGCAGGATTACGGCGCGCAAGCGGGGCAGTCGAACCTTGAGGTTCGAACCCTGCCGGCCCCTCCTTCGATCCGCGATGCGGTTACCCCACACACCGCGGCTTCTATATGGCTGGGCCGGCAGGATTACGGCGCGCAAGCGCGCCGCCCTTCGGGCCGTCGCCTTCGGCGACGTTCTGCCCCGCAGGCGGGGCAGTCGAACCTTGAGGTTCGAACCCTGCCGGCCCCTCCTTCGATCCGCGATGCGGTTACCCCACACACCGCGGCTTCTATATGGCTGGGCCGGCAGGATTCGAACCTGCGAATGCCGGGATCAAAACCCGGTGCCTTACCGCTTGGCGACGGCCCATCGGTACTGCGTTACGACACGGCGCCATCCTGCGCCACCCCGGGGTGCCACGCGCACAACGGCGACCTGTTGCACAGGCGCACCACCCAGCTGCGCCACGCGTCCGGCTGCTGCGAACGTGCCTGCTGCGCCTCCGCCTCCGTCGCGAAAAGCCCGAACAGACAACCGCCTGTGCCGCTCAGCCGGGCCTCGACACCCAACCCCTCGAGCCAGTGCAGCGCAGCATCGATACGCGGATGGCTTCGGCGGGCCAGCGGTTCGAAGACGTTTTTCAGCGCCGCGTATCCCGAGTGCGCGATTCTCTCGGCGGGGCAATCCCTTGTCAATTCACCCGACCGGAACATGGTTGCCGTCGACACCGCGACCCCGGGATCGATCAGCAGGGCCCAGGGGGTCTCCGGCTCGACCGGAACCAGGCGATCTCCAACACCCTCGGCCCAGGCCGCCCGGCCGTGCACGAAGACCGGCACGTCGGCTCCCAGCTTCAGTGCCAGTTCGACCAGTTCCCCGAGTTCCAGGCCAAGCCCGAACAGGTGATTCAAAGCGACCAGCGTGGTGGCCGCATCGGAGCTGCCACCGCCGAGGCCTCCGCCGACCGGGATCCGCTTGGTCAGCTCGATACGGACACCGAAGTCGCGACCGCTGGCCCCCGACACGATCCGGGCGGCCTGCAGACACAGGTTGTCCGCGGCCTGCAGCTCTGCCGGCGCATCCAGCTCGAACACCCCGCCCGGCAGCGGCGAAAACCTGAGTTCATCCTGCAGGCCGACGAACTGGAACACCGTCTGCAGCTCGTGGTATCCGTCCGGCCGGCGGCCGGTGATCTGCAGGAAACGGTTGATCTTGGCCGGCGCCGGGAAGACGGTTGCAAACGGATCGCTCACGACCCCGACGGCACGCCGAGTTGCCAGCGTTGCACGGTCAGCCGCAGGTTCATGTCGCCTCGAGTCAACGCCATCGACGTCGGCAGGCGGGCGGGCCCGGCGTCCTCGAACGCGCCGTAGACAATCTCCCAGCCATCCTGGAACAGGCGCACCGGCTGCCCGGACCGATCGGCGCGCAGGTCGAACGGGATCCCCGGACGGGCGATTCCCCGCACCCAGTGATCCAGCCCGCTGACCGGGATCTCGCGCCCGGTCATCACGACCATCAGCGCGTCGGGATCGCGGGCCTCGAAACGCTCGCCGTCGCGCGTGAGCAGCACCGCCCGTTCGCCGCCTAGCACCAGGCGCCCCCCACCGCGTCCCATCGGCCCGGCCAGGTCGATGATCTGGCTGTCGTCCGCAGCGCGCCAGCTGAGCTGACCGCTCCAGCTCTCGCCGGGCATCTCCAGCACCAAGCGTCCGGCGAGGCGCCAGTCCGAGACCGCGGCCACCCGTTCGGCCCGGTCCATGAACGCCTCGCGCGCCTCCACCCGCTCCCCGGGCTGGCCGGGGAACCCCGCGCAGCCGGAGAGCAACAGCAGCAGCGCCCACCCCGGCAAAGCCCGAGGCATCAAAGACCATCGGCCCAACACATGGGTGATCATGCACATCAATCCAGCAGCTCGCGCTGCACCCGCAGCAACCGCTCGTGCCAGGGATCGCGCTCCAGGGCCTCCTCGATCACGGCCATCGACTCGTCGCGTTCGCCCAGCTCCCAGAGCACGACCGCAAGGTTGCTCGCGATCTCGCCGTCCTGCATCAGCCGGTAGGCCCTGCGCAGCTTGACGAGGGCCTCGTCCAGACGCCCCAGCCGGTACAGCACCCAGCCATAGCTGTCGATGACTGCGGCGTCGTCCGGTCGCTGCTCGTAGGCGCGGACGATCAGGTCGTAGGCCTCGTCGTAGCGGTCGGTGCGGTCGGCCAATGTGTACCCGAGTGCGTTCAGCGCCGTGGCATTGTCCGGATCCTGCTCCAGGATCGCGCGAAAGTCGGCCTCGGCCGCCGGCACATTGCCGGCGCGTTCGTGCACCAGCCCGCGCATGTAGAGCAGGTCAGGCGCGCCCGGAAACTGGATCAGCCCTTGTGCCAGCCGCCGCACTGCGGCGTCGAGCGCCCCGCTCTCGCGCAGCGCATTCGCCTCGGCCACATAGGCGCTCTGCGCGTACTGCTCGTCGGAGTCCTCCTGCAATCGTGCAAACAGCGACCGGGCCGCGTCCGGCCCATCCAGCCGTGCGATCAACCGCGCCCGCCGCAGATCCGCGTCCTGGGCGTGTTCGCCCTCGGTGATCCGGTCATAGG contains these protein-coding regions:
- the aceF gene encoding dihydrolipoyllysine-residue acetyltransferase; translation: MSEIITVDVPDIGDFKDVEIIEVLVGVGDRIAPEDPLIALESDKASMEIPSPQGGVVKALKVNVGDRVSEGDTILDLEAETAGKDAAGGGDEPKAEAPREPAPRTEKAESEPEPEPEPKAGAAGPARGASPRPSPTAHIADEEAFRKAHASPAVRRFARELGVDLGKVEGSGRKKRILREDVQGFVKRALSQGAGPGLGVEPMPDIDFSQFGPIETQPLTKINKLTGKNLHRNWVSVPHVTQFDEADITELEDFRKSLKTEYEKKGLKVTFLPFLMKAVVSALKQYPRFNASLDATGENLIIKQYYHLGVAVDTPEGLVVPVVRDVDRKSLVDLARELMELSERARDRKLKTKDLQGGCLTISSLGGIGGTQFTPIVNAPEVAILGISRSSIRPVWNGEAFEPRLILPIALSYDHRVIDGALGARFTTTLAGLLSDMRRMLL
- the aceE gene encoding pyruvate dehydrogenase (acetyl-transferring), homodimeric type translates to MNRNANSHDIDPQETQEWIDALEAVLEADGAERAHQLLESLIDKARRSGAYLPYSANTAYVNTIPPHLEPVFPGDSALEHRIRSYIRWNAMAMVVKANRVSAELGGHIASFASAATLYDVGFNHFWRAPSHEHGGDLLFVQGHSAPGMYARSFLEGRLSEEQLDHFRREVDGKGLASYPHPWLMPDYWQFPTVSMGLGPIMSIFQARYMKYLQDRGLAKTDDRRVWSFVGDGEVDEPETLGAITLASRERLDNLTWVVNCNLQRLDGPVRGNGKIVQELEAIFRGAGWNVIKVLWGRYWDPLLARDKDGLLQRRMMEAVDGDYQNYKSRDGAYVREHFFGKYPELKAMVANMSDEDIWRLNRGGHDPVKVYAAYKAAVEHGGQPTVILAHTVKGYGMGAAGEAQNRTHSQKKLDLEDMKAFRNRFDIPLTDEQVEAAEYIRPKADAPEMKYMLERRQALGGFLPVRRPLAAPLEVPGIDVFGSLLESSGEREMSTTMAFVRLLTLLARDKKIGRYVVPIVPDEARTFGMEGLFRQLGIYSSVGQLYEPQDRDQVMYYKEDKKGQILEEGINEAGAMSSWIAAATSYSTHGVATVPFYIYYSMFGFQRVGDLIWAAGDMQARGFLIGGTAGRTTLAGEGLQHQDGHSLMMAANVPNCISYDPTYAFELAVIIHSGLQRMFVEQQSVFYYVTAMNENYPQPAMPKGAEKGIVRGMYKFAAAGKRKKQVRLLGSGSILREVIAAAELLDQDFGVSSEIWSATSFNELARDGRACDREALLKPKAKPPVPWVMQCLSGSTAPVVAATDYVKAYADQIRAWVPAPYRVLGTDGFGRSDTRAALRRHFEVDRHYIAVAALRSLAEAGEIDASVVTDAIARYGIDTGRLNPLQA
- the rnt gene encoding ribonuclease T, translating into MTEAQTLPPDARPMANRFRGFLPVVVDVETGGFDCRRHALLQVAAVFLRRSPDNHLRRDRTLSLHVRPFEGALLDPKSLEVNGIDPFHPLRIAHPEDQALGRLFSEVRREVKINQCKRAILVGHNAHFDLGFVHTAAERCGIRRNPFHPFSSLDTVSLAALAYGQTVLAKAAEAAGFGWDSEAAHSAAYDAEMTADLFCTITNRWQDSAGIPEAAALPPTAPT
- the grxD gene encoding Grx4 family monothiol glutaredoxin; the protein is MDVMDRIRQQVEENPVVIFMKGTPQFPMCGFSSRAAEALKRCEREFAYVNVLADQEVFQNLPRFADWPTFPQVYIDGELVGGCDITLELFENGELKKMVDEAHTRRAS
- the ychF gene encoding redox-regulated ATPase YchF, whose product is MSLKCGIVGLPNVGKSTLFNALTRAEIAAENYPFCTIDPNVGVVEVPDPRLAVLAEIVQPQRVLPTTVEFVDIAGLVAGAAQGEGLGNQFLAHVRETDAIAQVVRCFEDEDVVHVAGRIDPLADIETIATELALADLDTLSKAITRLTRAAKSQDKEAIARLEVAERVAAGLDKGTPVRAQALSPETLSLLRDLHLLTAKPLIYIANVAEDGFRDNPLLAQVEAHASTERAEVVPVCAAIEAEIAQLEAGERSEFLAELGLAEPGLDRVIRATYRLLDLQTFFTCGPKEVRAWTVRRGSTAPQAAGVIHTDFEKGFIRAEVIAYEDFVAHGGELGAKDAGKWRLEGKEYVMKEGDVVHFRFNV
- the pth gene encoding aminoacyl-tRNA hydrolase — protein: MPIRLIAGLGNPGPRYADTRHNAGFWFVDHLVRRHGGVFRAESRFEGEVSRVQLGSAGCLLLKPLTFMNRSGGSLQKLAAFYRIPPEEILVVHDDLDLPVGTARLKMGGGHGGHNGLRDIHRHLGAEFARLRIGIGHPGHREAVIGYVLERPTRDEEAAMRESIDAALESADDLIVGDWDKAVRRLHARPAAENGKAS
- a CDS encoding 50S ribosomal protein L25/general stress protein Ctc; this translates as MSLDFVIEAEPRLEQGSSASRRLRRAGKLPGILYGGHEDPVTITLDHNAILQNLKHDAFYSHILTVNLSGKTERAILRDVQRHPFKPTLVHVDLLRVSADEAIRVHVPLHFVNEEICKGVKTGGGMINRQLTEVEVECLPANLPESIVVDVAELGVGETLHLSDLALPERVSVVALVQGGDHDTAVVSVLMPRGEKAASDEGEEPEPGAESV
- a CDS encoding ribose-phosphate diphosphokinase, whose amino-acid sequence is MMIFTGNANPHLAHKVAGYLDLRMGKATVGRFSDGEVQIEILENVRGRDVFVIQPTGQPTNDNIMELLIMVDALRRASAGRITTVIPYFGYARQDRRVRSARVPISAKVVANMIEAVGADRVLTIDVHADQVQGFFNVPVDNIYASPVLLGDIWRREAGDVTVVSPDVGGVVRARAIAKRLDDADLAIIDKRRPRTNEAQVMHIIGDVEDRCCVIIDDMVDTAGTLCQAARALKEHGAAKVYAYATHAVLSGPAVANIESSMLDELVVTDTLMLQPNAQACSRVRQLSVAEMLAETIRRINTEESVSSLFVD
- the ispE gene encoding 4-(cytidine 5'-diphospho)-2-C-methyl-D-erythritol kinase is translated as MSDPFATVFPAPAKINRFLQITGRRPDGYHELQTVFQFVGLQDELRFSPLPGGVFELDAPAELQAADNLCLQAARIVSGASGRDFGVRIELTKRIPVGGGLGGGSSDAATTLVALNHLFGLGLELGELVELALKLGADVPVFVHGRAAWAEGVGDRLVPVEPETPWALLIDPGVAVSTATMFRSGELTRDCPAERIAHSGYAALKNVFEPLARRSHPRIDAALHWLEGLGVEARLSGTGGCLFGLFATEAEAQQARSQQPDAWRSWVVRLCNRSPLCAWHPGVAQDGAVS
- the lolB gene encoding lipoprotein insertase outer membrane protein LolB, translating into MPRALPGWALLLLLSGCAGFPGQPGERVEAREAFMDRAERVAAVSDWRLAGRLVLEMPGESWSGQLSWRAADDSQIIDLAGPMGRGGGRLVLGGERAVLLTRDGERFEARDPDALMVVMTGREIPVSGLDHWVRGIARPGIPFDLRADRSGQPVRLFQDGWEIVYGAFEDAGPARLPTSMALTRGDMNLRLTVQRWQLGVPSGS